In Candidatus Saccharibacteria bacterium, the genomic window GTTACCCAGAAGGGAAACGATTATTGGTATATAGGGGCTTGGATAGTGATGGTAACCCAACTTTGACATTTAACGATCCGGAAATGCTAGGTACAGCTGTGTCTATGGGTGGTATCAAGGTAATAGATTTGGATACTAGTTTTGAGGAATATAATAAAGATCTTGAGTCAAGTCTACCCCCTCCATTAAAGGATCAAGATATTAAGGACTTCTTTGAGGGGGGTAATAAGGGTAGGATAGCAAGAGCCTATAACGGATTCAGGAGTAAGGATGTTCTTAATCGGTTAGTATATCAGGATTTAGAATTTGTCAGTTCTATGTTTAATACACAATCAGTCCAGGATGATGAGTGGGGTGATAAGCAGACTTACATAGAGGGGTATAAATTAGGAATTATGTTTGGAGTTGGGTTAGTATGCTGTATATTTGATGCAGATGGAGTTGATCTCGGAGGTAAAGATCCTTTATCTATATATAACGAGTGGTGTGGTGAACAAGAAACTAGACCACTTGACCGCAATGCTACTGGTGAAGAGGCTACAAGGTTGATACTTAATAATAATATTCAGACTGCGAAATCCCTAATAGGCAATTTGCTTAACAACCCTCATAGTATGGACATTAATCCTGGTTGGCTGCTCACAACTATAGAAACCTGCCAAGGGCTGGCTACAGAAATGCAAAATCTTGACCCAGATGGTTTTGATAGGGGAATGAGGTTCGTGATCAGTATATTACAAAAGCTTCAGCTCACCGTATCTCCTGATTATAGTGACCTTTAATCTTCAAGGTTGTTTTGTATTTTCTCATAGACCCAGTGCTGGATATCTCATAAATCCCTAAGGGATTTTGGAATATGATGTAGGGGGAGGGAGACTTGGAGAATGACGAGGTGGGTCATCCTCCGAAACCCCTCCTCTCTCGTCATCCTCCGATTGTTCATAGGACAATACGGGGGATCCATCTCTACTGACATTTCCTATTATTCACAAAAATAGATCAGCCCAGATAGTGAGATACTATACCCCCGAAAACAAAACCCCATACCTTTGACTGTATCTTACGGTACATAACTGTCACTATTACTTCTCATCCTATCTACATATATGATTTATCACAATAACAACAATTCTAGATCTATAATCTATCACCCCAAGCGAACAGGTTTTGTTTTGGGCGGCTATAGGGATATTTCTATATAGCATCTTGACTACTACTGGATATCTTTGTAATTTAATGCATATAATTGTATAATACAGCTATGAATGAGCTACTATGTTATGATAGGACAGATCGTGTTGCCGCAAAATACATCCAAGTTGTTCAGTCACATTTCCCTATAAGGCAACCCCACGGCCTCTTGATGTTGCAAGAGATCTTGAATTTATGCTCCAATGTCTGGATAATCCAGAGTTGCTTGAGGACATGGATGATCTTTTGGGGTTGTTTAAATGGCTGCAGGATAAGGGGATAAACAGTGCAAGATATCATGATTGTGTTGAGGCTGATAGAGGCCTCTGTAAATTTATCAAGGATCTCAACCAGTCTAGTCCTGCCTCTCACAATCGGAATCCACAATTGTTACAAGTGAAGGATAGTGTGATAGCCGTAGTTAAGCCTTATGGTAAGAGGAATGCTATTACCATTGCTAATCCAGAAGGAATTCCAGAGGGTATTTTTGTAAGACTAGATGAAAATCATGAGCCAAGGGTGAAAGAAACTGTATCTATTCGTGAACATTTATTTGAAATAATCAAGATAAAAGACCCATCTCAGTTGAAATTTGTACGAGTTTGTTTGGGTTTTATCTGTGATGAAGTTTCTTCGCCACAAGAAGAAGGTAGATATTTTTCACCAAGCTTTATGTCACAATTCTTTAATAATATTTTACAACCTCAGTCTAGATAGGCATGGAGCACGATTATAAGGATAATGTCAAAGGACAAGATGCACATTCAATGTATTGCTGGAGAGTCATCAGGTCTTATGCTGATTTCTACCGTGAATTGCTTGGTATTGGTACGGAGAATCCATTCGTTGTGGGTAGGAAGGAGTTGGATTTGGCTAAGAGGGTAATGTTGGGGTTAAGAAAATGGGGCTATTATAATGATAGAACATTAGGAGACCTTGCTCAAACTCACCATTTAATCCCTAGGGATATTGGTACTAGATTGGCTGGATTGAGTATTCTTGATATAGGCTCTGGTCAGGGTAAACTAGGTCAAGATTTGGCTCAGGAGTATGGTGTAGAATCTTATCATCTTGATCTTGATTTGGATACCTTACAAGGCGGGGAGGAATATGGGGCTCAAGCTGTAATCAATGGAGATAGAGAGATAGTTGGATTTACCTTAGCCAGATCTGAAGATAGTGATAGTTGGCTTACTCTCTTAAGAGATCTTCAAAGAAGAGGGATTAAGGGTAAAAACCTAGAGTTAATTGTTATGGATGATAGTAGAGGATGTAAAGCAGCAGTAGACAAAGTATTTGGATCAGTACCATTACAAAATTGTATAGTTCATAAGCTCAGACAAGTTCTTACCAAGACCCATCATAAACACAAAGCTTCAATGGCAGAGGATCTTAAGTTAATCAGTAATACTAATTCAGTAGAGGAGGCTACAAGAGTAGCCCAAGATATCGCTAAGAAATGGTACAAGAAAGAAGAAAGAGCAATTACAAGCTTAAGGCACAATTTTGAATATTGCTTGACCTATTTCCAATTTCCACAAGATACTTGGAAACAAATCAGGTCTACTAATCTACTAGAAAGAGAATTCAGAGAGGTCAGAAGAAGAACTAAGGTTAATGACCATAGCTTTAATAGTTTTGAATCACAAAGGAGGTACCATGAAAATATATTCCAGTATCTAAATCAGTATTATCCTTCTAGGTGATACACACTGGGGGTTGACAGTACCGAGTCAGTCTAATAGCCAAGAGCCTCAATAAACACAGGGCTACTATCTACAGGTGGATTGATCAAATTAGATTATTAGGTATTAAAGAATTCCTAAGAAGAAGGAAGACCTCTAAACAACGTAGACCTAGATCAAGAACTCCAGAGTACCTAATCCAAAAGATCCTCAATATCAGGAGTGAGTTTGGTTGGTGTGGTGCTAAGATCCGTAAAGAACTTCAGGAAAACCACCAGATCAATATGTCAGTCTCAACAATATATAGATATTTACACAAGAGACTCACTAGATCTATTGTAGGAATCAATAAATACACCAAGCATCAAGCAATAGTAAAAGCTTACTCTCCAAGAGAAGTAGTAGAGCATGATACATTGGATCTTGGAGGAGGTGTATATGCCTATACTGCCATAGATGTATTTACTAAAGAACCTAGTGTAAAAATAGCCCTAGATCTTACTATGGCTACAGGAGCAAAGATCTTTAGATTACATAGT contains:
- a CDS encoding DDE-type integrase/transposase/recombinase, producing MSVSTIYRYLHKRLTRSIVGINKYTKHQAIVKAYSPREVVEHDTLDLGGGVYAYTAIDVFTKEPSVKIALDLTMATGAKIFRLHSSYYGKTKLHQSDNGSEFQTDFREAVYRSGANHRYSRPYKKNEQSHI
- a CDS encoding transposase, producing MEHDYKDNVKGQDAHSMYCWRVIRSYADFYRELLGIGTENPFVVGRKELDLAKRVMLGLRKWGYYNDRTLGDLAQTHHLIPRDIGTRLAGLSILDIGSGQGKLGQDLAQEYGVESYHLDLDLDTLQGGEEYGAQAVINGDREIVGFTLARSEDSDSWLTLLRDLQRRGIKGKNLELIVMDDSRGCKAAVDKVFGSVPLQNCIVHKLRQVLTKTHHKHKASMAEDLKLISNTNSVEEATRVAQDIAKKWYKKEERAITSLRHNFEYCLTYFQFPQDTWKQIRSTNLLEREFREVRRRTKVNDHSFNSFESQRRYHENIFQYLNQYYPSR